From the genome of Pseudomonas sp. TMP9, one region includes:
- a CDS encoding restriction endonuclease, translated as MSIPDFQSAMRPVLATVQNGVPLPLNELRERVADQFQLTEDERKERLPSGHQTVINNRVGWARTYLNKAGLLCIPTKGMVQITPRGLNALANGPERITVSWLKQFPEFADFHTAKPQAADAPAVLDVEIAETTPDEQLAEAHQALVQSLADELLAQVRAATPSFFEQLVVDLMIAMGYGGSRKEAGKATQATNDGGIDGIIKEDKLGLDVIYLQAKRWSNTVHRPEIDKFIGALTRQRARKGVFITTSEFSVGAREAALGLDIKVVLIDGVELARLMVENNLGVSVKQVYEVKQLDSDYFAEE; from the coding sequence ATGTCGATTCCGGATTTTCAAAGCGCAATGCGCCCGGTGCTGGCCACCGTGCAGAACGGTGTGCCGCTGCCACTCAATGAGTTGCGCGAGCGGGTGGCCGATCAATTCCAGCTGACCGAGGATGAGCGCAAGGAGCGCCTGCCCTCGGGCCATCAAACGGTAATCAACAATCGTGTGGGCTGGGCACGTACCTACCTGAACAAGGCCGGGCTGCTGTGCATTCCCACTAAGGGCATGGTGCAGATCACGCCACGCGGCCTTAATGCCTTGGCCAATGGTCCGGAGCGCATCACGGTGAGTTGGTTGAAGCAGTTCCCCGAGTTCGCTGACTTCCATACCGCCAAACCGCAAGCAGCTGACGCACCCGCTGTGCTGGACGTTGAGATTGCCGAAACCACCCCGGACGAGCAGTTGGCCGAGGCGCATCAGGCGCTGGTGCAGTCCCTTGCAGACGAGCTGCTGGCGCAGGTACGGGCGGCCACGCCGAGCTTCTTTGAGCAGTTGGTGGTCGATCTGATGATTGCCATGGGCTACGGCGGCTCTCGCAAGGAAGCCGGCAAGGCGACCCAGGCCACCAACGATGGCGGCATCGACGGCATCATCAAAGAGGACAAGCTCGGCCTCGACGTGATCTACCTGCAGGCCAAGCGCTGGAGCAACACGGTGCATCGTCCGGAGATCGACAAGTTCATCGGTGCATTGACCCGCCAGCGAGCACGCAAAGGTGTGTTTATCACCACCTCAGAGTTCTCCGTGGGTGCCCGTGAAGCAGCTCTGGGGCTGGATATCAAAGTGGTGCTGATCGACGGTGTGGAGCTGGCCCGGTTGATGGTTGAGAACAACCTAGGCGTGAGCGTTAAGCAGGTGTACGAGGTGAAGCAACTGGACAGTGATTACTTCGCGGAAGAGTGA